In Vanrija pseudolonga chromosome 4, complete sequence, a single window of DNA contains:
- the SPAC922.05c_2 gene encoding UNC93-like protein: MSAPAKHPPVVWHRSTPFAALMVAATAFTCPGIFGALNGMGAGGGASPGVSNAANAIVFGVIAVGSLVVGVVCNKLTPKWTLVIGTLGYAPYAAGFYVVDRFHADWLLLFGAVTCGLSACFLWVASGAIFIGYNEEHRKGFATSLKFMLQNLGASIGGIISLALNVHRDYRGSVSRTTYIVLITIMCIGLPFALALPSAKRVQRTDGRRVQFKDYKLATLLRAFWAIVRSPTILALVPLLLYYQWFLSYQWQFNFAYFTVRARALNSALFYLTGFVAAFLFGQFLDYRGLRRPTRAKVGFGVILVLVGTSWILGQAVQVHYDRKRPTLDWAQHDFGLGCFVFVLWGISDPLVTIFVYWLAGSLTNNANEGAFLAAFLNSIGSVGATFGFVVSAKNFSLVGACAINLALFVLAVPGLAWVSFTRVTETSHGTSLTALGGDDDEDKASDTVARSESDEKVAE, translated from the exons ATGTCAGCGCCCGCCAAGCACCCCCCAGTGGTGTGGCACCGCTCAACGCCCTTCGCGGCGCTCATGgtcgccgcgacggccttcACCTGCCCCGGCATCTTTGGCGCCCTGAACGGCatgggcgccggcggcggcgcgagtcCGGGGGTGAGCAACGCGGCCAACGCGATCGTGTTTGGCGTCATTGCCGTCGGgagcctcgtcgtcggggtcgtgTGTAACAAGCTCACGCCGAAGTGGACTCTTGtg ATCGGCACACTCGGGTACGCACCCTACGCGGCCGGCTTctacgtcgtcgaccgcttCCACGCCGACTggctcctcctcttcggcgCAGTGACGTGCGGCCTGTCCGCGTGCTTCCTGTGGGTCGCCAGCGGGGCGATTTTTATCGGGTACAACGAGGAGCACCGCAAGGGGTTTGCGA CATCCCTCAAGTTTATGCTCCAGaacctcggcgcgtcgatcGGCGGCATCATAtccctcgcgctcaacgtcCACCGCGACTACCGCGGCTCGGTCAGCCGCACGACGTACATTGTGCTGATCACGATCATGTGCATCGGGCTGCCGTTCGCGTTGGCCCTGCCCTCCGCGAAGCGGGTCCAGCGGACTgacggccggcgcgtgcAGTTCAAAGACTACAagctcgcgacgctgctccGCGCGTTCTGGGCCATCGTCCGCAGCCCGAccatcctcgcgctcgtccccCTGCTGCTCTACTACCAGTGGTTCCTGTCCTACCAGTGGCAGTTCAACTTTGCGTACTTTACcgtgcgggcgcgcgcgctcaactCGGCGCTGTTTTACCTCACTGGGTTCGTCGCCGCGTTCTTGTTTGGCCAGTTCCTCGACTACCgcgggctgcggcggccgacgcgcgcaaAAGTGGGCTTCGGCGTCATCCTCGTACTGGTCGGCACGTCGTGGATCCTCGGACAGGCAGTGCAGGTGCACTACGACCGCAAGCGGCCCACGCTCGACTGGGCGCAGCACGACTTTGGCCTCGGGTGTTTTGTGTTTGTGCTCTGGGGCATATCCGACCCGCTCGTCACCATCTTCGTGTACTGGCTCGCGGGCAGCCTGACCAACAACGCGAACGAGGGCGCGTTCCTCGCTGCCTTCCTCAACTCTAtcggctcggtcggcgccACGTTTGGGTTCGTCGTCTCGGCCAAGAACTTTTCGCTCGTTGGCGCGTGCGCCATCAACCTCGCGCTGTttgtcctcgccgtgccgGGGTTGGCGTGGGTGAGCTTCACGCGGGTGACGGAGACGTCGCATGGCACGAGCCTTACAGCGCTGGGGggtgacgatgacgaggacaaggctAGTGACACTGTCGCAAGGTCCGAGAGTGACGAGAAGGTTGCGGAGtga
- the sorC_1 gene encoding FAD-dependent monooxygenase sorC: MTNPTAPTPPKVAIIGGGPAGLGTAIALGQAGLAYTLYEAKPAISEIGNGISVQRNTWRMLEALGASRNLTRDKLFRAPSGHDLEHRNGHTGALVATNDADPLAPPHQQHARVHRAHLQQALLRQVDASRIRTAHKLVSVSTLPSGRLRLAFANGFEDEVDLLVGADGIRSVRRPSPPPLTPPQVVRAHAFPDHKIAYAGATSYRTLVPATSAALVNGLPDASTFWHGTDRKWVYSCPLGPHLEITTSIKEADDGQRGSWGRRSSVAAFRAAFAEMCQPVQELLRLATFVEQYDYFAGPRLESVVQPGIALVGDASHPLSGAFGAGAGFALEDAWTLGQSVRWASAKGLPLDTALALFDAVRSPHYADLYAVLDGYRAADADVAAARLPPAGEIKAVVERNWSDRTRWMLVYEVDAVFAREIARHEAEVRKGAGEGGTVSQRNGNGHGLTGAAVVESERQLNGDDLDSRTRPGHDLPDALHAVRVA; the protein is encoded by the exons ATGACCAaccccaccgcccccacTCCCCCCAAGGTCGCAATCATAGGCGGCGGCCCCGCGGGCCTGGGCACGGCGATCGCCCTCGGGCAGGCCGGGCTCGCGTACACGCTGTACGAGGCCAAGCCGGCGATCAGCGAGATCGGGAACGGGATATCAGTGCAGCGGAATACGTGGCGCATGCTCGAGGCGTTGGGTGCGTCGCGTAACCTGACGCGGGACAAGCTGTTCCGTGCGCCGAGCGGGCATGATCTGGAGCATCG CAACGGGCACACCGGCGCCCTGGTCGCcaccaacgacgccgacccgctcgccccgccacACCAGCAGCATGCGCGCGTGCACCGCGCGCATCTGCAGCAGGCGCTCCTGCGCCAGGTCGACGCGAGCCGTATCCGCACCGCACACAAGCTGGTCAGCGTGTCCACGCTGCCGAGCGgccggctgcggctggcCTTCGCCAACGGGTTCGAAGACGAAGTCGACCTGctggtcggcgcggacgggaTCCGCTCGGTACGtcgcccctccccacccccactGACCCCACCGCAGGTGGTCCGCGCGCACGCGTTTCCAGACCACAAGATAGCGTAtgccggcgcgacgtcgtaCCGCACCCTCGTGCCCGCTACgtccgcggcgctcgtcaaCGGCCTGCCGGACGCCTCGACGTTCTGGCACGGCACGGACCGGAAATGGGTGTACTCCTGCCCGCTGGGACCGCACTTAGAGATCACCACCAGCATCAAggaggcggacgacgggCAACGCGGCAGCTGGGgccggcgctcgagcgtCGCTGCGTTCCGGGCTGCGTTCGCCGAGATGTGCCAGCCCGTGCAGgagctgctgcgcctcgcgACATTCGTCGAGCAGTACGACTACTTTGCCGGCCCGCGCCTCGAGAGCGTGGTACAGCCCGGCATAGCACTGGTGGGCGACGCGAGCCACCCGCTCTCGGGGGCgtttggcgccggcgccggcttcgcgctcgaggacgcgtGGACGCTTGGGCAGTCGGTGCGCTGGGCAAGCGCCAAGGGGCTACCACTCGACACAGCGCTCGCGCTGTTCGACGCGGTCAGGTCGCCGCACTACGCCGACCTGTATGCCGTGCTGGACGGgtaccgcgccgccgacgcggacgtggcggccgcgcgcctgCCCCCCGCGGGCGAGATCAAGGCGGTTGTCGAGCGCAACTGGAGTGATCGGACCAGGTGGATGCTGGTGTATGAGGTCGACGCTGTGTTTGCGCGGGAGATTGCGCGGCACGAGGCGGAGGTGCGGaagggcgccggcgagggcgggacTGTGAGTCAACGTAACGGGAATGGCCATGGCCTTaccggcgccgcggtcgtcgagtcggAGCGCCAGCTCAatggcgacgaccttgacTCGAGAACACGCCCCGGCCACGACCTCCCCGACGCGCTTCacgccgtgcgcgtcgcgTAG